Sequence from the Streptomyces peucetius genome:
GCGCGCTGCGGCCGCTCGGTCCCTTCGGAGCCGGCCTCGACATCTGCTGCGGCACCGGGGCGGGCATGAGGGTGCTGCGGCAGGTGTGCCGGCAGCGGGCCGTGGGCGTGGACTTCAGCGCCGGGATGCTCGCCGAGGCGACCGCCACCGTGCCGCCGACCGCGGATCCGCCGGCCCGCCCCGGCACCCCGGCCGTGTCGTGGGTCCGGGCGGACGCGCGGGCCCTGCCTTTCGCCCCTGCCTTCGACCTGGCCGTGAGCTTCGGCGCCTTCGGCCATTTCCTGCCGCGCGAACGCCCGTTGCTCTTCGCCCAGGCGTACGCCGCCCTCCGCCCCGGCGGCACCTTCGCGTTCCCGGCGCCCGCGCCACCCGGACCGGGCTCCGCGCTCTACTGGAAGCTGCTCGGCTTCGACGTGGCCATGCGGGTGCGCAACGCCGTGTGGCGGCCGCGGTTCGTCATGTACTACCGCACCTTCCCGCTCTCCGGAGTGCTCACGGACCTCCGCCGGGCCGGATTCACGGTGGAGATGCGGCCGTTGACCGAGCTGGGGCACCTGGCGGACGGCAGCCCGCGACTCCGCCTCGTGGTGGCGCGGAAACCCGCGAACGACTGACCGGCCGGTGCCGCCGGCCCCGACTGCGGCCGGACGGACATCGGCTGGATGCCGATGGGTGTCCCCGGCCCGTTCGTCCCCCTGAACCGCACCGGTGTCCGTCACTCCGCTGCGAGCTGGCAAGATCGTCGGTCCGACGGGGAAACGGAGCGGCGGGGCATGAACGACGCGGACGAGCACGACACCGACGCGCATGGACACAGCGCGCACGGCGCCGACGGACGCGGCGCCGGTGAGAACGGCAGCAACGACAGCGGTCGGGACACGGGCCGGCGCCGCTTCCGGCTGCCCCGCAGGGGCAGTCGGGGCACCGACCGCCGAGGGCGCTCCCGCTTCGGCCGCGGCCGCGTGATCGCGGCCCTCGCCGTGATCGTCGCCTGTCTGCTCGCCTTCCACTCCGCGGTGCCGAACGCCGTCGGCCGGTTCGGCAGTCTGCTGGAGACGTTCCTGCCGTGGCTCGGTCTCGCGGTGCCGGTCCTGCTGACCGCCGCCCTGCTGCGCCGTTCCGTCACGGCCCTGATCGCCCTGCTGCTCCCGGCGGCCGCCTGGCTCGGGCTCTTCGGCGCGTTGCTGCTGCCCCCGCCCGGCGGACCCGCCGGGATCGTCGCCGTGCAGCACAACGTCAGCGACGTGAACGCCGATCCAGCCGGCACCGCGCGGGCACTGCTGCGTGTACGCCCCGACCTCGTCGCCCTCGAGGAGGTCACCCCGTCCGCGCTGCCCGCCTACCGGAAGGCGCTGGGCCGGGACATGCCGCACCACGCCGTCGTGGGCACGGTGGGCCTGTGGTCGAGACATCCCCTGAAGGACGTCCGGCCGGTGGACATCAAGCCCCGCGAAATCGGTCCCGGCTGGAACCGCGGAATGCGGGCCACCGTCCTGACCCCGCGGGCCGAGGTCGCCGTCCACGTCGCGCATCTTCCGTCGGTGCGCATCGGAGGCAGCGGTTTCAGCTCTGCCTGGCGCGACGAGAGCGCGCGGCTGCTCGGCGCCGCCCTCGCCGCCGAGCAACCGTCCCGGCTGATCCTGCTGGGCGACCTCAACGGCACCGTCGACGACCGCGGCCTCGACCCGGTTCTGGCCCATGTGGGCGTGGCGGGCCCGGGATTCGCGTTCAGCTGGCCGGCGTCCTTCCCACTCGCGCGGATCGACCAGATCCTGGCCCGGTCGGCGAAGGTGACGCACGTCCGGTCGCTGCCCGCGACAGGCAGCGACCACCTTCCGATCGTCGCCCGCATCACCCTGTGACCCGCGGCCGCCCACGCCTCCAGCGCCACCGGTGCCGAGCGGCACGCCCGCCGTGCTGAACGCCCGCCGCGCCGCGGCCGTACTCCACGGCAGCCGTCGAGCACCGAGGAGGTGCGCAGCCGATGACCGGACGCCGCCGCATCACAGCCGTCGCCGCGCCGGCCGGCGCCGTGTTCCTGGTCCTGCTGGCCGCCGCCGGTCCCGCCCGGGCGCACGGGGCGCCGACCGACCCGGTCAGCAGGACCGTGGTCTGCGGGGTCGAAGGGGCACAGCGTGCGTCGGGCGCCTGCCGGGCCGCCGTCGCGGCCAACGGGGGAGCGGAGCTGGGAGCTTGGGACGACCTGCGGCTGCCCGGCGTCGCCGACAGGGACCGTGCGGCCGTCCCCGACGGACAGTTGTGCAGCGCCGGTCTCGCGGCGTACCGCGGCCTCGACGTCGCCCGAGCCGACTGGCCGGCCACGCCGCTGACGGCGGGCGGCCCCTTCACGCTCACCTACCGTTCGAGCATCCCGCACCGGGGAACGTTCCAGCTGTATCTGACCGAGCAGGGGTACGACCCGGCCGCGCCGCTGCGGTGGGCCGATCTCGAGGACCGCCCCTTCGCCACGGTCACCGACCCGGTGCTCGAGGACGGGGCGTACCGGATCAGCGGACGTCTGCCCTCGGGGCTCACGGGCCGTCATGTGCTGTATACCGTCTGGCGGAACACGGACACCCCCGACACGTACTACTCGTGCTCGGACGTGGTCCTCACCCCCGACGAAGACCCCCGGCAGAGCGGCGCACAGCCCGGACCACCCCCACCCCCGCCCCCACCGGCGCCTCCGTCCCCAGCCCCGCCTGCCTCGTCGGTCCCCGCCTCCCCTCCAGCCTCCGCTCCCGCCTCCGCCTCCGCCCCGTCCTCCGGCCGGCCCGGTCCGGCGGTCGCCGGATCGGCCCGCGCCGCCGGTGAACGCTCCACGATCCTGGCCGGTGTCGGCGCCGCCGCCCTGGCGCTCGTCCTCGTCTGCGGCTCCGCGGCACTCCGGCGCCGGAACCGGAACCGGACCTGACACCTCCGCCGATCGGAGGCAGCCTGGACGAGCCGGGACGCGCCCGCCGACGGCCCAATGCCCGGTGACGAACCGATCGCCGAGCCAGCGTGAAGGCAACCCCGGTGTCCCGTCTGCCCTCTTCCTCCATGCAGCGGGCTGCGGGGAAGCAGCCCGCCCCCACCGCATGGAGTGAGATGACAACGGTCCATACTTCGGTCGTCGTGCCCTGCTTCAACGAGGACGACGTGATCGACGCCTTCCACGAGGAGCTGGTCGGCACCCTCGAGCCGGGCGCCACCGCCTTCGAGATCTGCTACGTCGACGACGGCAGCGGCGACGGGACCAGAGCGCGCCTCAAGGAGCTGGCGGCGGCCGATCACCGTGTCCGCTACACCTCGCTCAGCCGCAACTTCGGCAAGGAGTCCGCGATGCTCGCAGGGCTGCGCATGGCTCGCGGCGACGTTGTCGTCCTCATGGACGCCGACCTGCAGCACCCGCCGCACCTGGTTCCCCGCATGCTGGAACTGCACAGCCACGGCTACGACCAGGTCGTCGCCCAGCGGGACCGTACGGGCGAAGGTGCGGTGCGGACGCTGCTGAGCCAGGCCTACTACCGTCTCGTGCGCCGCTCCATGGACGTCGAAGTCGTCGACGGAGCGGGGGATTTCAGGCTGCTGTCCCGCCGGGCCGTCGAGGCGCTGCTGACCATGCCGGAGTCCAACCGTTTCTCCAAGGGGCTCTTCTCCTGGATCGGCTTCGACACCGTCAGCTTCACCTACACCAATGTGCGGCGAGCCGCCGGCCGCTCCAAGTGGGGCGGACGGCGGCTGCTCGAGTACGGCATCGACGGGCTGCTGTCCTTCAACAGCCGGCCGCTGCGGCTGGCGATCCACACCGGACTGTGGCTCTTCCTGTCGGCGCTCGTCTACGCACTGTGGATCATCGCCAACGTTTTCCTCGACGGCGTCGACACTCCCGGGTACGCGACGCTGATCGCCGCCATCGTCGGGCTCGGCGGGATCCAGCTCGCCACCCTCGGGGTCATCGGCGAGTACGTGGGCCGCATCTACCACGAGTCCAAGCGCCGACCCCACTACGTGATCCGTGAGACCGACGAGAGCGCCCCCGCGCAGCCCGACGCGCGCGTCAGGGAAGCCGCGTTGAGTAAGTGACCCCGTCCAGGCGGTAGTAGTCGGCGACGCACTGCGCCGGCCACTTCCGGCGCCCTTCCTGACTGAACGGCTCCAGCATCCGGCTCACCGACAGCGGCGTGTAGGGCAGCTCCGTCGCTCCCCGCGCCGCGCCCTCGCGCAGGAAACGGTCCTGGCGGTCCCACCGCTCGGCCCGTACCCGCATGTCGTGCCCGAGACCGGCCAGAGGAGCCACGAGTCCCAGGACCGCCACGGCGCACACGGCGGCGGCCGCGGTCTTGACCATGCCCGTCCGCCGCCCGGCCAGGCGCGGCCGGAGCGCCCGGCCGGCGAACGCACCGGCGGCCACCAGCAGCAGGACGTACAGCAGCAGATAGTCGTTCCAGGTCCGCTCGGTGGTGACGACCTTCATGCCGAAGACGGGATACGTGATGACGGTGCACAGATAGCCGGACACCAGGAAGGCGAGGGCCCCGAGACCGGTCAGGAACAGCGGTCGTGGCGGCAGCAGCACCGGCTTCCCGCTCCGCCGTCCCCGTGCCACCAGCCCCAGGAGCACACCGACCGCGACCGCGCCGGCGTACTGCCAGGTGGTGAGGACCGTCTCGAGGATCCGTGCGTAGCCACGCAGGGCGCCCAGCAGGGATTCCGGGGCCAGCATGGACGTGGTCTCCGCCCCGTACCGCTCGCGCCGGTTGCGCGACCCGGGCGAGGTGACCAACAGCAGTGTGCCGACCGCCACTCCGGCGGCTCCCGTCAGCGACCAGACCCGCGCGAAACGGCACGCCCGCCCGGCGAAGATCCGGTGGGCGAAGAGCACCACGCCCGAGAGCACCACCAGAGCGACGACCGACACCTCCTCGGACAGTGTTCCCATGAACACCCCGGTGACGGCGACCGTCACCAGCGCGGCCGCCCTGCCTCGCCGCCCACGGACGCACAGCAGCGGCAGCGCAGCGGCGCACGCCAGCACGGGGGCCAGGGTGTGCGAGACGGACGCGGCCGGCCAGTAGAACGTCTTGTACGTGTTCGGCGTCGCGAACAGGAACAGCGCACAGACCGTCGCCGCAACCAGCAGCGGCACGCCACGCGGCACCCGCTGCCCGGTCCTGCGCAGCACCAGGACGGTGAGCGCCCAGAGCAGCACCAGCATCACCACGCCGCTCACCAGGCCGAACCACTGATGCCCGGCGACCGGGAACTCGGCGTAGAGGCCGACGAGCAGGCCGTTGGCGAACCGTCCGTTGTCGGTGAACCAGAACTTGCCGATCAGACCGGAGATGCCGTCCTCGCGGACCACGGGCAGAAAGCACCACTCGTCGGCGCTCGGCCGCACATGCCGGCCGTACCAGGACGCCAGAGCAAGCAGTCCCAGCGGCAGCAGCGAAAGGGCCGCGGGCCACAGGGACCGCCATCGGGCGAACCGCCCGGGCCGGCCGTTCCCCGGCACTCGGCGTTCGTCCTCACCCGCGACGGCGACGCCGGGTGCGTCGACGGCCATGCCACCACTGCCTTTCGGTAAACCGGAGAACCGACCTCGAAGAGGTGAATCCACGAAGTCGCGTTCCATTCTCCGGCAGGCAAGATCGTCGGCTCCGCCCGACAGGCCGCCGGCCGCGGTGAGACCACACATTCGTGGCGGTCCGCGGTCCGCGGTCCGCGGTCCGCGGTCGGCGGTCGGCGGTCGGCGGTCGGCGGTCGTCCGGGCGGAGCCGACGGACCCGCTATGCCGAGAAGAGCAGCCGCGCGAGGCGCACGGGACCGCTCAGTTCGACATGGACGTCGTGCGGACCGCTGCCGGCCGGCCCGGCGGCCGAGAGGGCGCGGCCCGACGTCACGTAGTCGTACACCCCGTCCGTGGCCGGGACGTCGAACGCCGCGAGGACCGTCCCGTCCGCCAGCCGCAGCACGACGGCGCCCGGCCCGGTCGCGGACACCTCGACCGACACGGACCCGGCGCCCTCGAGGTCGCACCGGCGGAAGACGAGCTCCCCAGGGGCGCCGTCACGGGACGGTGTCACGGCGTCCCCGGACGTCTTGGCCCGGTCCACGATCAGTGTGCCGCGCTGCTCGTCGTAGTCGGCCGCCTCGACCGGGCGTCCCACCGTCGCGCGGACAGCGGGCGCCTCGCCGTCGATCTCGGCGGTGACCGTCTGCCGGATGTCCGCACTGGAGGCGCCGGCCAGGAACTCGTACCGGCCCGCGGTGACCGTCCAGCGCCCCCGCGCCACGTCCCAGAAGCCCAGTTCGGCGACGGGGACGGCGAACCCGAGCCGTGCGGACGCGCCCGGGGCCAGCGAGAGGCGGCGGTGCGCGGCCAGCTGACGCGCCGGGCGCGGCACCGCGCAGTCGAGGGCGCGGGTGTAGAGCTGGACGACCTCGTCGGCGGTGACGGTACCGGTGTTGGTGACGGTGAGGGACACCGTGACGGTGTCCTCTTCGCGTGCCGCCGTCAGGCCCTCGTAGCGGAACGACGTGTAGGACAGGCCGTGGCCGAACGGGTAGAGGGGCGTCCCCGCGAAGTAGAGGTAGGTCTGACCGCTGCCGATGATGTCGTAGTCGAGCAGATCCGGGAGATCGGCATCGGCCGCGTACCAGGTCTGCGGCAGCCGGCCGGCGGGGGAGACGTCGCCCGCCAGCACCCGGGCCAGGGCGGTGCCCGCCGCCTGCCCGCCGTGCGCGGTCCACAGCAGGGCGGGCAGCGCGGCGTGCGCGTCGGCGACCGCGTACGGGTACGAGGAGACCAGCACCAGCGCCGTGCGCGCGTTCGCGGCCACGGCCGCGCGCCACAGGCGGTCCTGATGGCCCGGCAGGGCGAGCGTGCGCCGGTCCTCGGTCTCCCGGCCGTTGATGTGCGGGTCGTTCCCGGCGACGACGACCACCACGTCGGCGCCGGCGGCGGCCGCGGCGGCCGCGTCCTCGCCGCGCTCGGTGATCTCGACGCCGAAAACCTCCCCGATGTCGGCAACCTTCAGGCCGTCGGCGGCGACGGACACGTACCGGCCCGTCCCGATGTGCTCAAGGAGGTGCCCCGCGCCGTGCTCCCTCAGCCGGAACGTCTCCTGGACGACCCAGCCGCCCGGCTGGTCGGCGGAGGCGCGGAGGAATCCGTCCTCGGCGACCGACAGATACCGCCCGTCAGGAGCGCGGAAGGTGAGCACGCCGTGGCCCCAGTCGATCATGGCCAGCTCCGACGCCTCGTCGCCGCACGTCAGCGGCGGCAGATCGGTGCGCCCGGCGAGCAGCGCCGGGTCCAGGGCGCCTTCGGCGCCCCGCGCCTGCTCGGGCTCCGACGACTCGGGCACCCGCACCCAGCCGGACGTGCACCGCAGCCGGACCCGGTCGGCGCCCTCCGCGAAGACGACGTTCTGCGCGCCGAATCGTTCCCGCAGCCCGTCCAGCGGGGTCGAGCGGTGGATCAGCGTGCCGCTGTACCAGTCCAGCTTGCACTCGTCGGCGAGCAGGCCGACGACGGCGACGCGCGCTCCGTCGGCGATCGGCAGCAGGGCGTCGTTCTTGAGCAGCACCACGGCCTGCTCGGCGCACTCCTGGGCGAGCGCACGGTGTCCGGGGGTGTCGAAGCCGGCGGCGGCCGCGTACGGCCCGGTGCCGGGGTCGAACTCGCCGAGGTCGAACCGCATGCGGAGCAGCCGGCGTACGGCCCGGTCGATGTCCTTCTGGTCGATCAGCCCCTGTTCGTGTGCGCGGCGCAGCCGGCCGTCGATGACGGAGGAGTCCTGGCCGTGGTCGGTGAAGCTGTCCACCCCGGCGCGCAGCGCGGCGGCCGTGGACTCCTCATGGGTGTCGTAGTAGTGCTCGGAGTCCACCAGGTTGGACGGGGCACCCGCGTCCGAGCACACCACCAGCGACCGGTCGGTCCAGTCGCGCAGCTGGTCGAGCAGGTGCGGGGAGAGGTGGTTGGGCCGCCCGTTGACGAGGTTGTAGGACGGCATCACCCCGGCGACCGCGCCCGCCTCGACGGCCGTGCGGAAGGCCCGCAGGTCGTACTCGTGCAGCACGCGCGGCCTGACCGACGAGGAGGTGGTGTCCCGGTCCGTCTCGTTGTTGTGTGCCAGCCAGTGCTTGAGCACCGGTGCGGTACGCCAGTGGACGGGGTGGTCGCCGCGCAGGCCGCGGGTGTAGGCGACCGCGACGGCGGACGTCAGCACGGGGTCCTCGGAGTACCCCTCCTCGTTGCGGCCCCACAGCGGATGCCGCAGCAGATTCACCGTCGGTGCCCAGACGTTCAGCCCGACCCGGGGGTCGCGCGCCTTCATGGCGCGCGTCTCGGTGCCGACCGCCTCGCCCACCCGGCGCACCAGCTCCTCGTTCCAGGTCGCACCCATCCCCACGGCTTGGGGGAACACCGTGGCGGCGCCCATCCAGGCGACACCGTGCAGCGCCTCCTGGCCGGTGCGGAAGGCATCGACGCCCAGACGTTCGACGGCCGGCGCGAACTGGTGCAGCATCGCGATCTTCTCGTCGAGCGTGAGCCGTCCGAGCAGATCCTCGACGCGCTCGGCAACGGGCAACCGGCCGTCACGGAAAGGGGGATGAATGTCGGTCACAGGAGTCCCTCTGGGGTGGCGGTACCGGAATGTATTCGAAGCGCTTCGATGCTGGGTCGTCCGATGCGGTGTGTCAAGACGTGCAGGCCGGTATCGGCCTGCTCCCGTTGAATCCCGTTCCGTGAAGGTGATGGGCCGACGGTCAATTTCGCTTCGACTCTTGAACGGCTTGCCATCCTCACTTAACCTCGCTGCAGCTTCGAAGCGCTTCGACTGCGAAGTCCACAGAAGGCCACCGCTCGTCCTGAACCGCCGCCACACATCCGCCGCCACACTTTGCCGACACACCCACGCGAAGCCGATCACTCATGCGCCGGCTGCCCGCGTGAGGAAAGGGTTGACGTCATGCCCAACGCCCAGAACCCCAGCCGGAGATCGTTCCTCGCCTCCACCGCGGTCGCCGCGGCAGCTGTCGCCGGCGGCGTGCCGCTGCTCGGTGCGTGCAGCGGATCGTCCGGCGGCGAGCGCTCCGAGGGCACCACCACCGGCAAGAAGCTCCAGGAGATCCTGCCGGCCTTCGTGGGGTCCGACGTCGTGGAGCCCGACGTCCCGAGCAAGAACGGCTCGGCGGTGGGCTTCACCACCGCCCTGCCGGCCTCGCAGCTCGCCGTCTCGGTTCCGCAGAAGCTCGGCAAGGGCAGCGCGGTCACGGTCATGGCCCCGATGTGGGGCACCTCGCCCAAGTCCGGCAACCCGTACTGGACGGCCATGGACGAGGCCATCGGCGTCAAGGTCGACTGGCAGAACCAGGACGGCAACACCTACGGGCAGAAGCTCGGCGCGGTCCTGGCCTCCAGCTCGATCCCGGACGCCGTGGTCGTCCCCGGCTGGGAACTCCGCGGCAAGATAGCCAGCGCGATCAACAACAAGTTCGCCGACCTCGGCCCCTATCTGTCGGGCGACAAGGTCAAGGACTACCCGAACCTCGCGGCGATTCCCACCGGTGCCTGGCAGCGCGCCGTCTTCGGCGGGAAACTGCGCGGCCTTCCCATGCCGGCGAGCGACATCCCCAACATCGCGCCGTTCTACCGGGTCGACCTCTTCAAGGAGAAGGGGTACCAGGCGCCCACCACCACCCAGGAGTTCTTCGACCTCGCCAAGGAGGTCACCTCGGCCCGGAACAAGGTCTGGGGCTGCGGTGACATGACCTGGGCCGCGTACAGGTTCTTCGGCGTGCTCGACGAGAAGCCCACCTGCTGGAAACTCGTCGGGGACAAGCTGGTCCACCGGATCGAGACCGACGAGTACCTCGAAGCCCTCGAGTGGTCCCGCTCCCTGTACTCCGCCGGCCTCGTCCACCCCGACGCCAAGGCCGAGACCGGCGACCTGGGCAACCTGTTCGCGTCCGGCAAGGTGTGGATGTACAACGCGGACATCTCCGACTGGTACGGCAAGACCGTGGTCCAGCGCGGTGACAACCCCGGCTTCACCATGGCCGCCATGGACTACTTCCACCACGACGGGGGCAAGCCACACCTCTACGCCGGCTCGCCGTCCAACATCTGGGCCTTCGTCAACAAGGACGCCGACGAGCAGACCGTCCGCGACATCCTCGCCATCGCCAACTTCACCGCCGCTCCCTACGGCACCAAGGAGCAGCGACTGAAGGCCTACGGCGTCGAAGGCGTGCACCACACCGTCGAGGGCGACGAGATCACCAAGACGGAGACCGGGAACAACCAGGTGTTCGCCACCTACGAATACATCGCGAGCCCCCAGCAGTTCTTCGCGTACCCCAACCACCCGGACGTCGCCGAGGGCATGGTCCGCTGGCAGCAGCGCATGGGCGCCTTCCTCACCAAGCCCCTCTTCTACGGCATGCAGATCCAGGAGCCGAACCGCTGGGCCGAACTCAGCAGCCAGTTCGAGGACCTCGAGAAGGACATCGTCCGTGGCCGCAAGAAGGTCGCGGACATGCAGCAGGCGGTCTCCGACTGGCGTTCACGCGGCGGCGACCAGCTGCGCGACTGGTACCGGAGGCTGCTCGACGAGACCGGCGGCCAGGCGTCCTGAGCGGCCGCCCGGCGGACGGGGAGCGAGGAGAGAGAACGTGTCGCAGAGCAGGGTGGCGGGCCCCGCCCGTACCACCGACGACCGCACCCCAGCGCCGTGCGGGGACGGTGAGGAGGCGCCCGCCGGACCGCCGGAAGACCCGCCGCCCGCCCGCCGCGGCACCGCCGGCGGGATCACCTGGCGGATCCGGCTGCGGCGGGACCGCACGCTGATCCTGATGACGCTGCCTGCCGTGCTGCTGGTCCTGGTCTTCAACTACATACCGCTGCTCGGCAATGTCGTGGCCTTCCAGGACTACGACCCCTATGTCGGCGACAACGCGTTGCAGGCCATCGCCCGCAGCCCCTGGGTGGGCGTGGAGCACTTCACGCGGATGGTCGAGGACCGGCTGTTCCGGCAGGCGCTGGGCAACACCCTGGCGATCTTCCTGGTCCAGCTCACCCTGTTCTTCCCCGTGCCGATCATGCTGGCGCTGCTCATCAACAGCTTCGTCCGGCCCCGGGTGCGCGCCGTCGCCCAGGCGGTCCTGTATCTGCCGCACTTCTTCTCCTGGGTGCTGGTCGTCACCATCTTCCAGCAGATGTTCGGCGGTGCCGGCATGCTCGCGCAGACCCTGCGCGAACACGGCCACGAGGGCATCGACCTGATGACGAACCCGGGACTGTTCAAGTTCCTCGTCACCTTCGAGATGGTCTGGAAGGACGCCGGATGGGGCGTCATCGTCTTCCTCGCCGCGCTGTCCGCCGTCAGCACCGACCTGTACGAGGCCGCCGCGATGGACGGTGCCTCACGATGGCGGCGCATGTGGCACGTGACACTGCCCGCGCTGCGTCCGGTGGTGGCCCTGCTGCTGGTCCTCCAGGTCGGCAACGCCCTGACTGTGGGCTTCGAGCAGATCCTCCTCCAGCGCACCGCCGTCGGCCCCACCGCCGCGGAGGTACTCGACACCTACGTCTGGAACGTCGGCATCCAGTTCGGTGACTTCAGCTACGCGGCCGCCGTCGGCATCGTCAAGGGAATCTTCGGCCTCTGCCTGGTGCTGGGGGCCAACAAGGTCGCTCACATGATGGGCGAACAGGGGGTGTACAAGCGATGAGTCTCGTTCTCCCGTCCAAGCGCCGTGCGGGCACCCGCGGCCGGCTGCGGCCGGCCTGGGAGGAGGAGCCGCGCCCCGCGGGGCTCACGGCGAAGGGACTGGTCCTGGCACTGGCCTGCGCAGCCGTCCTCTTCCCGCTGTGGATCGTCGTCGTGACCAGCGTGTCGTCGGTGAAAACGATCACGGAGGCGGGCGGCCTGGTCGTCGTTCCCCGCGGTGTCACCTTCGTCGCCTACCAGGAGCTGCTCAGCGGTGGCCAGGTCACCCGCGCGGCGACGGTGAGCCTCGGCGTCACGGTCGTCGGCACGCTGTTCAGCATGACGGTGTCGGTCCTGTGCGCCTACGGACTCTCCCGCAGCGGTTCGGTGCTGCACCGGCCGCTGCTGATGATCCTGCTCGCCACGATGTTCTTCGGCGCGGGACTCATCCCGACCTATCTGCTGGTGCAGGGGCTCGGACTGACCGACACCTACCTGGCGCTGATCCTCCCCAGCGCGGTGAACGTCTTCAACATCCTCGTCCTGCGCTCCTTCTTCATGAGCGTGGCGCCCGAACTCATCGACAGCGCACGGATCGACGGCGCGGGCGACGTACGGATCCTGTGGAAGATCGTCATGCCGCTGTCACGCGCGGTGCTGGCCGTCATCTCGCTGTTCTACGCGGTCGGATACTGGAGTGCCTGGTTCAACGCCTCCATCTATCTGAGCGACCAGGACATGATGCCGCTGCAGAACGTGATGATGCAGCTGGTCCTCAGGCAGGAACGGCCCACGGGACTCGCGCAGGCCATCAACACCGGCCAGCTCTCGCCCCTGTCCATCCAGATGGCCGTCATGGTGCTCGCCCTGCTGCCGGTCGCCGTGCTCTCGCCGTTCGTCCAGCGTCACTTCAAGAAGGGCATGCTCACCGGCGCGGTCAAGGGCTGACGCCGGAGCCGCCTGCCGCCGCGGGCCCCTGACCCTCCTCGGCGCGTCCCACAAGCCGCCGCCGTGTCCCTCCGTACCTGACAACGGTCGGACACGGCGGCCACCACCCCCCACTCGCCGCTCACGGATAGAGGTAACCGCCATGTTCCTGCCACCGAGCCGCCCCGGCAGGCGCGCCGTCCTCACCGCCGGCGCCGCCGCCGGTCTCGCCGCCGTACCGGCCCTGCACGGCACGGCCACGGCCGCCGACAGCCCGGCCGGTACGGTGAAGCAGCCCGCCGCAGCAGGAGCGACCCAGGCGCACCGCTGGCGCAACGTCGTCATCGGTGGCACCGGCTTCGTCACGGGTGTCCTGTTCCACCCTCGTGTCGAGGGCCTCGCCTACGCCCGCACCGACATCGGCGGAGCCTACCGGTGGGACGCGCGCAAGCGGTCCTGGACGCCGCTCAACGACGACCTCGGCTGGGACGACCACAACCTCCTCGGCGTCGAGGCGATGGCCGTCGACCCGCACCACCCCGACCGGCTCTACCTCGCCGTCGGCACCTACACCCAGAGCTGGGCGGGCAACGGCGCCGTGCTGCGCTCCGACGACCGGGGGACCACCTGGTCGCGCACCGATCTGC
This genomic interval carries:
- a CDS encoding class I SAM-dependent methyltransferase, with protein sequence MFTAQGPTLRELAAQALSSIEHGYDLLAPKFDLTPFRTSDRLLDAVTGALRPLGPFGAGLDICCGTGAGMRVLRQVCRQRAVGVDFSAGMLAEATATVPPTADPPARPGTPAVSWVRADARALPFAPAFDLAVSFGAFGHFLPRERPLLFAQAYAALRPGGTFAFPAPAPPGPGSALYWKLLGFDVAMRVRNAVWRPRFVMYYRTFPLSGVLTDLRRAGFTVEMRPLTELGHLADGSPRLRLVVARKPAND
- a CDS encoding DUF6056 family protein is translated as MAVDAPGVAVAGEDERRVPGNGRPGRFARWRSLWPAALSLLPLGLLALASWYGRHVRPSADEWCFLPVVREDGISGLIGKFWFTDNGRFANGLLVGLYAEFPVAGHQWFGLVSGVVMLVLLWALTVLVLRRTGQRVPRGVPLLVAATVCALFLFATPNTYKTFYWPAASVSHTLAPVLACAAALPLLCVRGRRGRAAALVTVAVTGVFMGTLSEEVSVVALVVLSGVVLFAHRIFAGRACRFARVWSLTGAAGVAVGTLLLVTSPGSRNRRERYGAETTSMLAPESLLGALRGYARILETVLTTWQYAGAVAVGVLLGLVARGRRSGKPVLLPPRPLFLTGLGALAFLVSGYLCTVITYPVFGMKVVTTERTWNDYLLLYVLLLVAAGAFAGRALRPRLAGRRTGMVKTAAAAVCAVAVLGLVAPLAGLGHDMRVRAERWDRQDRFLREGAARGATELPYTPLSVSRMLEPFSQEGRRKWPAQCVADYYRLDGVTYSTRLP
- a CDS encoding glycosyltransferase family 2 protein, producing the protein MTTVHTSVVVPCFNEDDVIDAFHEELVGTLEPGATAFEICYVDDGSGDGTRARLKELAAADHRVRYTSLSRNFGKESAMLAGLRMARGDVVVLMDADLQHPPHLVPRMLELHSHGYDQVVAQRDRTGEGAVRTLLSQAYYRLVRRSMDVEVVDGAGDFRLLSRRAVEALLTMPESNRFSKGLFSWIGFDTVSFTYTNVRRAAGRSKWGGRRLLEYGIDGLLSFNSRPLRLAIHTGLWLFLSALVYALWIIANVFLDGVDTPGYATLIAAIVGLGGIQLATLGVIGEYVGRIYHESKRRPHYVIRETDESAPAQPDARVREAALSK
- a CDS encoding lytic polysaccharide monooxygenase, whose product is MTGRRRITAVAAPAGAVFLVLLAAAGPARAHGAPTDPVSRTVVCGVEGAQRASGACRAAVAANGGAELGAWDDLRLPGVADRDRAAVPDGQLCSAGLAAYRGLDVARADWPATPLTAGGPFTLTYRSSIPHRGTFQLYLTEQGYDPAAPLRWADLEDRPFATVTDPVLEDGAYRISGRLPSGLTGRHVLYTVWRNTDTPDTYYSCSDVVLTPDEDPRQSGAQPGPPPPPPPPAPPSPAPPASSVPASPPASAPASASAPSSGRPGPAVAGSARAAGERSTILAGVGAAALALVLVCGSAALRRRNRNRT
- a CDS encoding endonuclease/exonuclease/phosphatase family protein, translating into MNDADEHDTDAHGHSAHGADGRGAGENGSNDSGRDTGRRRFRLPRRGSRGTDRRGRSRFGRGRVIAALAVIVACLLAFHSAVPNAVGRFGSLLETFLPWLGLAVPVLLTAALLRRSVTALIALLLPAAAWLGLFGALLLPPPGGPAGIVAVQHNVSDVNADPAGTARALLRVRPDLVALEEVTPSALPAYRKALGRDMPHHAVVGTVGLWSRHPLKDVRPVDIKPREIGPGWNRGMRATVLTPRAEVAVHVAHLPSVRIGGSGFSSAWRDESARLLGAALAAEQPSRLILLGDLNGTVDDRGLDPVLAHVGVAGPGFAFSWPASFPLARIDQILARSAKVTHVRSLPATGSDHLPIVARITL